The following DNA comes from Physeter macrocephalus isolate SW-GA unplaced genomic scaffold, ASM283717v5 random_155, whole genome shotgun sequence.
GTCTCTTCCCTTCAGGCTCCTGTTGAGCCCGAGGCGGCCAGGCACGTGCGGCACTGAAGTGCCCGGGTAGTGCAGACCCCCTGCTCCGGGCAGGCGTGGCTGGACGGACCCCCACCCTGGGTCTTAAAACAAGAGGGGAGGCGTGGGGAGGCCTTGGCTGAGCCCGCCGGCTAGTTTGAGAAGCCAGACTAGCTGTTGGTGAATGCGGACGCTCTGGGTAAGGCTCAGTGCTGCAGCGGTCCCAGACCCCTTCACCTGCCCTTGGGACCCAGGGCTGGGTGTGACCTATACTGTCCCCCCCCAAATGCAGGCTTAAGTCTACTCCCCGCCCCAAGTTTTCCGTGTGTGTTCTGGGGGACCAGCAGCATTGTGATGAGGCCAAGGCTGTGGATATCCCCCACATGGACATCGAGGCCCTGAAAAAACTCAACAAGAATAAGAAACTGGTCAAGAAGCTGGGTGAGTGTGCCTGGTGTGGTTCTTCCCCGcccgcccacccacccaccatGGTGTGGTTTTGTATGTGGGGTAGGGTGGAGGCAGTTCTCACCTGAGTGGTAGAACCAGGTGTATTTCTGCCACTTGGATTTTAAAGTGATGATGGGGTAGAGTCATGACAGAAAGGATCTGCTGTGGTTGGTTAACTTGATTGGTATTTTTTAGCCACGTGAAAATTGTTTTGCTTTGAGGATTGGATTTAATAAGGGAAGAAGGCCAGGCAGTGGTTCTTCTCTAAGCAAGCGAGAACTGTCACATTGACAGGTCAGGTGTTGGTATTTTCTGAATTGAAATTTCTACTTAAAACTCCCATATTTCATTTTAACCTTTAGGCTATGTGATTTGAgcatattttacagataaataggTTCTCCAGTTGTGTAGCTAAAAAggcaggatttgaaaccaggcagTCTTAACTAGCGTGAGCATTTTCCATTGCAAGATGGGTTGTGAGTCAGCCTGGACTTCTGCTTCCGGGTTTCATGTGAATGTTGGGCCAGTAAAAGTCCAGAGGATGGAGATAATACTGGAATGGGGAGAGGATTAAAAAGACTCGGTAGTTGGGGAAGGGGTAGAGTGCTGGTTAGAGGCCACTTCTGCGGTTGTCTCATAGCCATGTTTAGAGGTGTCTTCAGGGGCCAGGTCCTAACGGCTTCCTCTCTTTACCAGCCAAGAAGTATGATGCCTTCTTGGCTTCAGAGTCTCTGATCAAGCAGATCCCACGAATCCTGGGCCCAGGCCTGAATAAGGCCGGCAAGTTCCCTTCCTTGCTGACGCACAATGAGAACATGGTGGCCAAAGTTGATGAAGTGAAGTCCACAATCAAGTTCCAGATGAAGAAGGTGAGAAGGTCTAGCCGGTTGCATAGGTTGAAGAGTGGTGAAGTTGACCCACGTTCTCCAAGTGGGAGCTCTGGTTTGCATTTCTGTGGATACTTAGGACTTGTGACAGTCACTTAACAGGATTGAAGCTTTTCAAATAACTCTGGTCTTGGTCTGGGGGCCAGAGCACTGCTCATTAGGTCACTGGCGGTCATAGGGATGGGCCATCTGGCTTGTAGACAGGCCCACTCCACCTTCTCTTGAATCTAGCCACCAACCTGACTTGaccttcctctccccacaggtGCTGTGTCTGGCAGTGGCTGTTGGCCACGTGAAAATGACAGATGATGAGCTTGTGTACAACATCCACTTAGCTGTCAACTTCCTGGTGTCGTTGCTCAAGAAAAATTGGCAGAACGTTCGGGCTTTGTACATTAAGAGCACCATGGGCAAGCCCCAGCGCCTGTACTAAGGCACAGCTTAATAAACCGTACTCCCACCATTACCACTGTCTCCTGTGGCTTCGGGAAGCGGAGGGGGGGGGATGCTTTGTGAGCTGACCTTGCATGCCACGGCACTGCACTGATGAGCCAGTGATGGGTAGTCATTTACTGCAAACAAGGCGGGGCATTCTTTCTGCCCTCAAAAACATGGAGTCTTAATAAGATCTCCTGGATGCTAATAGGGCTGCTAATCAGGGCTGAAGTTTTTCAAATAACGCTGAGAAGAGCAGATCGGGGCCATTACCCCAGCCTGTACTGCTGCTGCCTGTTACTAGTGGAAAGGGTGGGTAAGAACCTTCACATTGAGGACACTGACTTGGCCTTTCCTTGGCAGCATGCTTAAGCTATGGCCTGTATGCCAGCAGTTCTTAACATGGGCTTTTTGTTTGGAGGGCTTTTTGATCCCTTGAAATCATCTGGGGTCTTGGTCTGCAGGAATCCCCAAGTAGTTACAAATGGAGATTGGGGTTTGGTGAGCCTGGGATTGGCTTCCTAAATGCTTCTGATTAGAGTGGTCCACATAGCCTGAGAAACGTCTAGTATTTGCTTTCTTGACCCACAAATTGAGTACCCTTATGTTTGGGGGTAGTGATTTACTAGGTAagatatttaggaagaaaaattagaagaccTGATAATACTCTGATCTAGGGACCCTGTTGTCTAGGGGAGTTTGGCAAATGGGTGGAATCTGCCTGTGGAAACGTCTAGGCCCCCTCCCTGGCCTGAGGAACTTCCTGTTGCAGGTCTTACCTCCAGCACCCAGCACTGGAAATGTGGCTCTGGTGTGGTGGGAAATACCTGTGATTTAacctttgactttattttttaaaatattttatttggctgcgccgggtcttagttgctgtgcgctggatctttagttgtggcatgaactcttagttgtggtatgagggatctagttgcctgaccagggatccaagccgggccccctgcattgggagtgcagagtcttagccactggaccaccagggaagttcctaacaTTTGACTTTAATCTGCCTTATTTAACTTTGGTAAATAAAAGAACTAGAGCTGAAAGGCTAAtgaaagcataaataaaaatgCTGCACCTTCTCAAAACAAGCTTTATCTATATTTGAACAGTGAAGAGCACAAGGTGTTCACCAAAAGATTTGTCATTTTAGCTTTCAAGTTATAACTGCAGGTAAAATAGCTAATCTTGTGATGAGCAGAGAATTTTGGTTCTCAAGGTGATAAGGCCTAACTTGCTCCTCTGGTAATATAACCACAGTTAGGAGTAATGAAATACCTAGGCTTGTTGAACAATGTTCCCAATAGGTAAGGAGGGGGAAAAGCTGGCTGTGAAACTAGTTAGGATCCAAttttactgaaaggaaaaaactttatGCCTAGTTAAAGTGATTGGAAGCTTACATACTAATGTTGACCACATTCAAAGCTGGGAGTTATGTGATTTAGGGGATTTTCTGAAGTTCTGATTTTTGTAATCAGAGAAAGGCAACACCTCAAATAAGGCAGGAAaacttgtgatttgatgactagaGGAATATAAAAAGTAATTGACAAGTATGAGTACATTTTATACCCTGTCTTTTACAAAGCTGAGTacagcaagagaaaataaaagacgtGAGAACCATTTAGGTGAAGGCAAACAAGCAGGTCTCACGTGCTTGCTAAGGTGGGCCCCAGTGCACCTTTGGTGGCCAACCCTGAGAGTCATAATGATCACAGGGCCTGTGAGATAAAAGCAAACCACTTCTAGAAGCCAGAAAGACAATTGCTTGCACCAGCAGCTGTGCTATCAATGAGCAGGATCACGGTGGACCAAGGGTTTCACAGAGGAGGTGCCCATGACAGTGTGCATACAATTTCTTGGGTGCAAGAAGACCAGCCAGGTGGTTGTCTGTGGGCTGAGGCCCCCCCAGTGTCCGagtgaatcccagctctaccactcagGAACCGTGGGAGGCTGCTGAGCCAGCCTCTTAACTTCCAGAAAACTCATCTGAAAGTGCAGCTGATGATGGTACCTACTAAAAGCATGACGTGCTttgcacagtgccaggcacttaGTACTCGGTTAAACAGCAGTTGTAAAATGGCAGTTAGGTATAGTTGCGTACACGTGTGTACCAGAATGGGCACACAAGTCCCTGCTTGTCTGGCTTTGTTAGGTTTAGGACAGATTGAATGGAGGCCATCCCAAGGACATCTATCTCATTAATGGTGATGAGTGGGGAGAACAAGGTGCCTTCAGAATCAGTCACACTGTCCTGTTTGAAAAGAGCCAAGGATTGAAAtccttaaaaatagttttggaaaCTATGGGAATGTTTTAGAAATACTTGGGAACTTGAGTCTTACTGGATTATTGATTTGCATcacctgaatttaaaaattaaacccaCTCCACTTTATAAATctatgccttatgtattggggtagGAGTACTTAAAAACTAACTCTATATTAAACCAGTATGACTCACCACCTTCTGCTGGCCTGCCCAGAAGCTGTTTAGAGCCGTGGTGCCTGCGCTCCAGAGGCCCGTGGCACCATGATAGAGACGAAAAGGAAAAAGCATGAGGCAGAATgggaaagcaaagcaaacaacGGAGAACACATGTGGTGGCAAACTGATTCGATTCTAAATGAGGGTTGAGCTGTCTTAAACCCCAGCCTCTAGGATGATTTTAGGCTTTACACTAAAGCTCAGTGTGCATCTGGGTTCAGATATCTGGGGAGCCCCAGTTCTCCAGCATTTGtactagaaggaaataaagagccCCCATGAAACCCTAGGACTGCTCAGGCTTTGACCGTGGAATTGGCAAAATGATGGCCCACCTCCATCTTCCCTAGGGACATCAGAAACAAGAGGGGCAGGAAAGAGAACTACCGGCCTCTTCTTTGGGCCCCTGCTTTCTTGGCTTGGCCTTTTCTTACAGCTTTCCACagaaccctggtcagggagagCCACTTCCAGGAGAGAGCCCTGGGCTTTGGGCTCACAAGACCCACCTTCTTATCCTGGTTCCTTCCCTATTTTGAGACCTCAAAACTATGGAGTTATCACCCGCCCCTGTGCCCCTGTATCTGTTACATTCgtatatgggggtggggggtggccagTGAGGAGGCCAGCCATATTTCACCTCTTGGTATTTCTGCCTGAGACCTACAGTATTCTAACAGAAATCACCTGGAGACTGTTTACTCCAGGAGCATTGAGGGCAACCCACGTGATGATGATTCAAGCACCCAACAGATACAATCACCTATTAGTAGAGACTGGATTTTGCATCCAGCCCTAGGCATAGCACATGGTGGGTCTTTCATAAACCATTTCTATCTCCAGGAACCCCTCCCACCTGGTTGGGGCTCCAGGCACGCTCCCCATCCTGCAAGCAACAGTCTTGGTCCCTCCAATGCAGCGGACCAAGACAAAAGGCCGCCTGATTATTTAATAGTATACCAAGTGCCTGGGCTTAAAGTCAGAAGACCAGGTCCAAATCCTGGTGTTACCACTGACAGGTGAGTGAGAAGAGCATTTAACctcttctgtttccccatctgcaaaactGGAGGTTGGACCAGAATGATCTAGAAGATGAGATTCTAGAGTAGGGCTGCCAGATTcagcaaatgaaaatacaggatgcccagttaaatttgaatttctgataaaCAACCCATGTCCACTGAGGACACTGAGGTTTTCCCAGGCAGACAGGGGCAGGTTGGAGTCCAGCTTCCCCCGGcccacccaccccgccccgccccgccctcgcCCCCGCTAGCAGCCATCCACTTCGGGAGCACTCACCTCCTTGAGGCTCTTTCCTCATGTGTGGAGTGAGGATGGGGCGGTGAGAACCAGTAGTAGCCACTGTGGACTGTGGGGATTTAACAGGGGGCCCATCTCAGTATTGAAGTCACCTGGGGCGTCACTTCACTTAAAGAGACAAGGCGACATAAGGCTCAGGCCAGTGCTGGCCACACTTCAGTGCTCAATTCACAGCAGGAGGGGTGGGAGAAAGGTTGGAGTTGGCAAAACTTTCACAAGGCCCTTGaatcctattttctttttctttttttttggccgtgctgctcggcttatgggatcttagttccccgaccagggatccaacccgggccctcggcagtgaaagcgcggagtcctaaccactggaccaccggggaatttcCAAATCCTATCTATTTTGAGTGTGGGTAGCGCTTGGGGCCCCCCAGCAgagacggggtggggtggggtgacacCCCGAAGCTGTCCAAACCCAGAGGTATGGCACACAACTGGTCACACGACTAACCCACAaacaaataactttaattttttttttttttaagcaggagCTGGGCCTTGAGGGCCCCTGCGCCAGCCTTGTGCCACATTTATGATATAACCCATCAgagctggattttaaaaatacacaacaaatatataatatacattataaaacCTAGGTTGGGTTTGGAGGTGGCCTGAGCGATATGCAAACTGTGAGGACCTTCAGGAAGCTCAGGGGCGGCCGGgcggtggggaggaaggggcacaGTACTTCATACGAAACTCATAAATACCCACAGGCAGCGGGAGGACGGGGCTGGGGGCGGAGGAGCCTGGGTGTTGAGAAGGGGCTGCCGGGGAAGGGTTAACCTTCAATCCCAGAACGGGGTGTGGGGAGCTGCTGCCAGAGAGACTGAGGTGGGGAAAACAGAAGGGACAGGTGCCCCCCCAAGGGTTCACCACCAGACGCAAGTCTTAGGCAAGAGAAAATGCCAAACTTTTCCGCTACCCCTTGTCCCTGGGCCAGTGGCCTGCCCAGGGGCTGGGACTCTATCCTCCCACCTGACCCTCCAGCCTGCTTCAGGCCTGGGCCTGCCCCTGGAAGCCTTCGCCCACTGGGAGGCTGCTGGGTGGCTTGGGACCGGACCTGGGTCAGGCAGCTCTGAGGGCCGCACAGGAGCCCCCCGTGCTCTGGCAGGAGGTGGTCTGTTCAGGCCCCCAATCCAGCCGGCTGGCCCCTCAGTGCagaccctccctcctgcccccgtGGCCAGCCCCCACTCCAGGGAGGTAGCATAAACCTGGGCTCTAGGGACAGGCAGCACCGGGGGAGGACTCCAACTCCGCCCACCCCTCCCACGGGTCCCCCCACTGAGATAGCGAGCCCCACGCTTGCCCTGCAGGGTCTGAGGATGGCACAAGGCACTTGGGGGCCTGCAcgaggcctggcacacagcaggcgcaCAGAAAGTGTGGGCTCCTCTCTCTTCTCAACTTGACCCTAACTCGACACTCCCCTTCTGGGGCCTCTGCACTCCGGTTCCCTTGGTCTCCATTCTGCCCTCACCCGCCCGTCACAGTCCCCTGAGGGGCCAGCGTCCACGCGTGCCTGGGCTCGAAGGTGTCCTCCCAGTCTTTCGaggctgggcagagctgggtaCGGTGGTCAGCGTCACCGCCAGGCTGCCCCACTGCTGagccctcctctcttctccctcagttaaAGCGCAGAACAGTGGCAGGGAGTGTGTGTGCAGGGTAGATGGGGGGGCCTCCTGGGTCCTGGGCCTGAGGCCTGGCGGGTGGATGAGTCCTCAATCCTGGACCCCTAGGGGTGCCAGGCAGGTGTGTGGAGAAGATGCTCGTCCTGGATTGTGGTGGTGGGGGCGGAGGGCACCCTAGTCTTTGACGAGTTTGTAGACGTGGTGCTGGGCCCCGTGCTCGCTGGTGGAGACTTCAAAGACGAAAGCAATGACGAGCAAGGTCTCCTGGGAGTCCCGGCTCGTGACCACCTGGGGGCCGGGTAGGAAGATGCGGGAGGTCAGGCGGCACAGGGCCATGGGGCGTGCGGGCTGAGCAGAGCCTTCTCCTTTCTGGGGCTCGGTCTCCTCCTCTGAGGAATGGGTCTGGCCACCCCTGCTTCGAGGCCCCTGTGCCTGGGGTGCTCCCATGACCCCACGCCGCCCTCTCCCCCCCGCCGCCTCCACACCTGCAGGATGGTGAAGTTCTCCAGGACGCTGTTCATCATATACTTTTCGGGCAGGTGCTTGAGCTTGTGGATGAAGTTGATCATGTACTCGCACATGGGTGAGCGGTGGATGCGGTACACGAAGCGCCCATTCTCCAGCCTGGCGTACTCGGTCTGAGGGAGCCAGGGTCAGGCATCGCTCGGCtggcccgcccccagccccccgccgccccccgggcCCCCACTCACCTCCACCTTCTCCACTACCTGCTTGCCAAAGGAGCACACCTTGGTGGAGACGCTGATGGTCATGCTGTCGGCCGAGCTGTACTGGGAGCTGACCCCATAGAAGGCGCCCGGGCCCTCCTGGATGGTGCTGTTGAGGtcggcctggaggagggggcggggcggcctAAGGTGCTGTCCGAGGCCCAGGGAGGCGTCccgccctggggctgggggcataCATAGCCCACACAGTGCCCACAGGCCCGGGGAGAGGGGGTCGGTAGGGTAGGCCTGGGTGCACCGCACATCTGGGGGGATCCTTGGGAGAAGAGAGGGACCAGGGCAGCTCACCCAGAACTTGACGAGGAAGAAGGCGTTAGGCGGCCCCTTCTCATAGAGCTCCTTCAGGCCACCCTTCTTCTCGGGAAACTTGTCGTAGATCTGACGCACATCCACTGCCTCCAGGGGCGGGTCTGAGAAGGCGGGGTTCGTCTGGCCGATGTGCACAAACAGGTGTTTGCTGTACTGTGGGGAGGGCCCAGTACAGGGTCAGGAGAGCTCGAGAGTGTGCAGGTCCAGGGGGAGCGGTGGGCTGCAAGGCAACAGACCTGCCCTATGGCCTCCCAACCCCGTGACCCTGAGCTGTGGCCCTGGACCGCAcagaccctgccccaccccctacGTTACCGTGTCAGGGTCGCGCTGCACCTCCATGAAGGCGGAATATTCGAGGAGCCGCAGCCGGGAGGAGGCGATGGTGCGGTCCTGCCACACgggcacagaggcagcagctgaGGGGAGCGGGGCCAGGGGCTCATAACCTGGGAGGACGAGACGGACCCTCGTCTGCACGGGCGGGTGTGCGGCTACACACAgagccgccccccacccccgcacagAGCCTGTGTGCGAGCTGGAGAATGGTGCCCCTTTTGGACGGGAACACGGGCTGGATTTTGACTCCCCTGCCAGGTGTccttgtgcagtgcacagcctgcaGCACCGTGTGTGGTGGCCCTAGTAGTGTACATCAGTGGATTTTCCCTCATGTCACCATTAATGTGTGTCCATACAGACAAGTGAAAaacgtaaaaataaaaattacccagaATCCTAACACCCAGCGAAAGTAAAACTCTGAAGATTTTGGTGTATTTCCCTTGAaggaattatatatacatacacatatcaaTGTGACACCTTTGGTGGTGTGTACTTGTAGCAGAGTTCTGGAAGCAACATTGTAAAAGGTAAGGGGGCTATTCGTGGCCCGTCCCAATCCCCTACAGATGTCAGccactcctccctcccagcccgtgcgcgcgcgcgcacacacgcacacgcacacgcgcacacacatacgAGTCTGGCCCCAGCTCTTCTGAGCAGAGGTGCAGCtgctgagggagggagaggtggtgGCTGCCTTGTGCAGGGAACTTACTGCTGAGCGTCGGTGGCAGGGGTGGCTGGACAGGGTAGGCTGGCTGTGCAAAGGGCTTGATGCTGCAGACAGGAGCATGGGCTGGTTAGAGGGTCACCCCCTTACCCACCTTCCGTCTGGCCCAGTCACGTGGGTCTCATCTGGGACCCCACATAGGAAGCCACCAGGCCTTCCTGCGGAGGCCCAGAAATACATGCTGACCAGCTAACTCGcaagctttttgttttcttcacgtTTTAACTTTATGAAGTCTGGCTGCATCTCACAACTGATGTACACATTTCAAACCCACCCTGCACAGCTGTTCGTTAAACTGAGGGCGTGTCTTAGGAAGAAAGTCATCTTAGAGTTGAAGGAGCTGAGAATACCTGACTACCTGACTTGTTGAATGAAAGACTGACTCAGAGATTAACTGAGTGAAAAATAATTGTAAGATGGATGACAAGTGGttgatgaatgaacaaacacatgaatgaacATTATGACAGATGCATTAGCTCTCTTAACTGGTGCTCTCCAACCCTCTATTTTTGAACGAAGACTCTGCTCAGCTGCTGCTGAAACCCAGATGGGAGGCtatcagccactgcgccaccagggaagcccccaaccctCTATTTTTGAACGAAGACTCTGCTCAGCTGCTGCTGAAACCCAGATGGGAGGGGAAGTCCAGCATGGCTGCCAGGGGAAAGA
Coding sequences within:
- the TEAD3 gene encoding transcriptional enhancer factor TEF-5 isoform X3 translates to MNLDQVSKDKALQSMASMSSAQIVSASVLQNKFSPPSPLPQAVFSTSSRFWSSPPLLGQQPGPSQDIKPFAQPAYPVQPPLPPTLSSYEPLAPLPSAAASVPVWQDRTIASSRLRLLEYSAFMEVQRDPDTYSKHLFVHIGQTNPAFSDPPLEAVDVRQIYDKFPEKKGGLKELYEKGPPNAFFLVKFWVSCPGPSLLPRIPPDVRCTQAYPTDPLSPGLWALCGLCMPPAPGRDASLGLGQHLRPPRPLLQADLNSTIQEGPGAFYGVSSQYSSADSMTISVSTKVCSFGKQVVEKVETEYARLENGRFVYRIHRSPMCEYMINFIHKLKHLPEKYMMNSVLENFTILQVVTSRDSQETLLVIAFVFEVSTSEHGAQHHVYKLVKD
- the TEAD3 gene encoding transcriptional enhancer factor TEF-5 isoform X1, which codes for MYGRNELIARYIKLRTGKTRTRKQVSSHIQVLARKKVREYQVGIKAMNLDQVSKDKALQSMASMSSAQIVSASVLQNKFSPPSPLPQAVFSTSSRFWSSPPLLGQQPGPSQDIKPFAQPAYPVQPPLPPTLSSYEPLAPLPSAAASVPVWQDRTIASSRLRLLEYSAFMEVQRDPDTYSKHLFVHIGQTNPAFSDPPLEAVDVRQIYDKFPEKKGGLKELYEKGPPNAFFLVKFWADLNSTIQEGPGAFYGVSSQYSSADSMTISVSTKVCSFGKQVVEKVETEYARLENGRFVYRIHRSPMCEYMINFIHKLKHLPEKYMMNSVLENFTILQVVTSRDSQETLLVIAFVFEVSTSEHGAQHHVYKLVKD
- the TEAD3 gene encoding transcriptional enhancer factor TEF-5 isoform X2, coding for MYGRNELIARYIKLRTGKTRTRKQVSSHLQVLARRKSREIQSKLKAMNLDQVSKDKALQSMASMSSAQIVSASVLQNKFSPPSPLPQAVFSTSSRFWSSPPLLGQQPGPSQDIKPFAQPAYPVQPPLPPTLSSYEPLAPLPSAAASVPVWQDRTIASSRLRLLEYSAFMEVQRDPDTYSKHLFVHIGQTNPAFSDPPLEAVDVRQIYDKFPEKKGGLKELYEKGPPNAFFLVKFWADLNSTIQEGPGAFYGVSSQYSSADSMTISVSTKVCSFGKQVVEKVETEYARLENGRFVYRIHRSPMCEYMINFIHKLKHLPEKYMMNSVLENFTILQVVTSRDSQETLLVIAFVFEVSTSEHGAQHHVYKLVKD